A single window of Leptospira koniambonensis DNA harbors:
- a CDS encoding 2-isopropylmalate synthase translates to MNSNLDFVRIFDTTLRDGEQCPGAAMSENEKIEIALQLAKMNVDVIEAGFPVSSPVQFQAVQRISREIEGPIIAALARAVRPDLEAAAKAIIPAKKRRIHTFIASSPIHMKFKLGKDPAEVLKMAVEAVKICRDHVDDVEFSPEDATRSEPEFLRELCEAVIEAGATTINIPDTVGYTTPYEYGELFKFLIQNVKGSEKAIFSAHCHNDLGLATSNSLAAILNGARQIECTVNGIGERAGNTAMEEVVMALRTRKDKFGLQTRIQTEEIAKASYLVKTITGMVVQPNKAVVGANAFAHESGIHQDGVLKNRETYEIMTPESVGIQSNRMVLGRHSGRAGFKDRIVRLGFSPHAEELEAAYQRFLEIADRKKEIFDEDIRALFADESRKSSKDKFVLESFHVTTGTKSTPTASIRLSIEGNLKEESATGDGPVDSIFKAIQKATISDVELIKLVISPVTEGQDALAEASVTLEKHGERVVGKASSTDIIEACSQAYISALNRFSMN, encoded by the coding sequence ATGAACTCAAATTTGGATTTTGTTCGGATTTTCGATACCACTCTCCGCGACGGAGAACAATGCCCGGGTGCTGCAATGAGCGAGAATGAGAAGATAGAGATCGCACTCCAACTCGCTAAAATGAATGTGGATGTGATCGAAGCAGGTTTCCCGGTTTCTTCTCCAGTCCAATTCCAAGCAGTCCAAAGAATTTCCAGAGAGATAGAAGGCCCAATTATCGCGGCACTCGCAAGAGCAGTTCGTCCAGACTTAGAAGCTGCAGCAAAAGCAATCATCCCCGCTAAAAAAAGAAGAATTCATACTTTTATCGCATCTTCCCCCATTCATATGAAATTCAAACTAGGCAAAGATCCTGCTGAAGTTTTGAAAATGGCTGTGGAAGCTGTCAAGATCTGCAGAGACCATGTAGACGATGTGGAATTTTCTCCAGAAGATGCAACTCGTTCAGAGCCAGAGTTCCTAAGAGAACTTTGTGAAGCAGTGATCGAAGCTGGTGCTACCACAATCAATATCCCGGACACTGTAGGATATACAACACCGTACGAGTATGGAGAATTATTCAAATTTTTGATCCAAAATGTGAAAGGAAGTGAGAAAGCAATCTTCTCCGCGCATTGCCATAATGATCTAGGACTTGCAACTTCCAATAGCCTTGCTGCAATTTTAAACGGAGCAAGACAGATTGAATGTACTGTAAACGGTATCGGAGAAAGAGCTGGCAATACCGCAATGGAAGAAGTGGTAATGGCGCTTCGTACACGTAAGGACAAATTCGGATTACAAACCAGGATCCAAACGGAAGAAATTGCAAAGGCTTCTTATCTAGTAAAAACAATCACTGGAATGGTGGTACAACCTAATAAAGCGGTTGTAGGTGCAAACGCATTTGCTCATGAATCAGGAATCCACCAAGACGGTGTTTTGAAAAATAGAGAAACCTATGAGATCATGACTCCAGAAAGTGTTGGGATCCAATCCAACAGAATGGTACTCGGAAGACATAGCGGAAGAGCTGGTTTCAAAGATCGGATCGTTCGTTTAGGATTCAGCCCTCACGCAGAAGAATTAGAAGCCGCATACCAAAGATTTTTAGAGATCGCAGATCGTAAAAAAGAAATTTTCGATGAGGATATTCGCGCACTATTTGCAGATGAATCCAGAAAATCTTCCAAAGATAAATTTGTATTAGAAAGTTTTCATGTAACTACAGGAACTAAGAGCACACCTACTGCAAGTATCCGACTTTCTATCGAGGGAAATCTAAAAGAAGAATCCGCAACTGGTGACGGTCCAGTAGATTCTATCTTCAAAGCAATCCAGAAAGCAACTATCTCCGACGTAGAACTCATTAAGCTCGTAATCTCTCCGGTAACAGAAGGACAAGACGCTTTGGCAGAAGCTTCCGTTACTTTAGAAAAACATGGAGAAAGAGTCGTAGGAAAAGCAAGCTCCACTGATATTATTGAGGCTTGTTCTCAAGCATATATCTCTGCATTAAATCGTTTTTCTATGAATTGA
- a CDS encoding LIC14007 family protein, producing the protein MKVYSADRVPNSADYNLYVTEGSAKTRLSLFEPDLPGYFELAENDKILKSLAYTVLLNYTQDREFALRNTNRFLNFLSDIVHRDSWFFLANRVEQFIKDVENFGVEISYDF; encoded by the coding sequence ATGAAAGTATACTCAGCAGACAGAGTGCCGAACTCAGCAGATTATAATTTATACGTAACCGAAGGGAGCGCCAAGACCAGGCTTAGTTTATTCGAGCCTGATCTCCCTGGGTATTTCGAATTAGCTGAAAATGATAAAATTCTAAAGTCTTTGGCATATACAGTTCTTCTAAACTATACCCAAGACAGAGAATTCGCTCTTAGGAATACAAATCGTTTCCTGAATTTTTTAAGTGATATTGTTCACAGAGATTCTTGGTTCTTCCTGGCCAATCGAGTTGAACAGTTCATTAAAGATGTAGAGAATTTCGGAGTCGAAATTTCCTACGACTTTTGA
- a CDS encoding SpoIIE family protein phosphatase, producing the protein MKSKLGICIFSVLLSIGTNTFFHSLEYGEWIYSKLFLQPKQNDPCKSSLFLENGWEVSELSGKKIGTFFLPRNFSDLAHPTLLISKSISFSELPNCELSLLLGKTSEGTKVFWNGILLSERSESNGRFDLSYDKKKIYNSLPILTENKIEILVSEYFENEIGISEGIVTLGNSKDILQKHYKFQIYYLILISTFLLLGIYLIFLTIQERKIESHFHFGIFLILFFLFSLFSSEWKYELDWNFLLCKKAEYISLSFLFPFFTFFFSKFCRDKYHPFEFPLFLWAGFVSFLFVYSSSPLELDKLNRTLLQPSWIVYLWILIICLKSRLSEEDCAGFWGSICFLVFSILLDIASARAWIIFPRCSEYSILGFILFCSFRISGRFVEMKNLLKYWNEKLQEEVSIKTKELRECLANVRSLKEKQDGDYFLISVLQSSFQNKIRTFGDFKIETLVSQFKTFEFKSKPGEIGGDLVCMEEIRIGTRKFLAILNADAMGKSLQGATGALLASSMFKSHIDSSTSGFYTPETWIVSLYRKIHGLFQSFDGNLFATGILAILDPENSSVFFLNSQHPPSILLRNNISGYIENETSYKMGIPILKEIPKVYCISLKENDSLIFGSDGREDLRLRTKNREVDSLSDTFLSEVSNTNADLILLKNKMEEYGDYIDDLSLVRIFRNENSQKRSRDIWRETSKTKSLQKGILLWKKGDKKIACSFFSKLSNEDPTDKDLAYITAWAYWKCGELEKAKTYSEKLLYRDPKNHQNLVLLAKIYFQLGIKDVILLGLLEGTGLDVQRLFRPTDNFRKVS; encoded by the coding sequence ATGAAATCAAAATTAGGGATCTGCATATTTTCCGTTCTACTCAGTATTGGAACGAATACATTTTTTCATTCTCTGGAATATGGAGAATGGATTTATTCAAAATTATTTTTACAGCCAAAACAAAACGATCCATGTAAATCTTCACTCTTCTTGGAAAATGGTTGGGAAGTTTCGGAACTATCCGGGAAGAAGATCGGGACCTTTTTTTTACCAAGAAATTTTTCAGATTTAGCTCATCCTACTCTTCTAATTTCTAAATCTATTTCCTTTTCAGAACTTCCTAATTGCGAACTTTCTCTTCTTCTTGGAAAAACTTCAGAAGGAACAAAAGTATTTTGGAATGGAATACTTCTTTCCGAAAGATCAGAATCGAATGGACGATTTGATCTTAGCTATGATAAGAAGAAGATTTACAATTCACTTCCCATCCTAACAGAAAACAAGATTGAAATTTTAGTCTCTGAATATTTCGAAAATGAAATCGGGATTTCAGAAGGGATTGTCACACTTGGAAATTCGAAAGATATTCTACAAAAACATTATAAATTTCAGATTTATTATTTAATTCTAATTTCTACATTTCTATTACTCGGGATCTATTTGATTTTCCTAACAATACAAGAGAGAAAGATAGAATCTCATTTTCATTTTGGAATATTTTTGATCTTATTCTTTCTGTTTTCCCTTTTTAGCTCTGAATGGAAATATGAATTAGATTGGAATTTTTTACTCTGTAAAAAAGCAGAGTATATTTCTCTAAGCTTTCTATTTCCATTTTTCACTTTTTTCTTTTCTAAGTTTTGTAGGGATAAATATCATCCTTTTGAATTTCCTCTATTTTTATGGGCAGGATTTGTATCCTTCTTATTTGTTTATTCTTCCAGTCCATTAGAATTAGATAAACTAAATCGAACTCTTCTGCAACCTTCTTGGATTGTATATCTTTGGATCCTAATTATATGCCTTAAGTCCAGATTATCTGAAGAAGATTGTGCCGGGTTCTGGGGATCGATATGTTTTTTAGTATTTTCGATTCTTTTAGATATCGCATCGGCCCGGGCATGGATCATATTTCCAAGATGTTCAGAATATTCTATCCTGGGATTTATATTATTCTGCTCTTTCAGGATTTCAGGTAGATTTGTAGAAATGAAAAATCTGCTAAAATACTGGAATGAAAAACTCCAAGAAGAAGTATCTATAAAAACAAAAGAATTGAGAGAATGTTTAGCAAATGTCCGCAGCTTAAAGGAAAAGCAGGATGGAGATTATTTCTTAATCAGTGTCTTACAATCCTCTTTTCAAAATAAGATTAGAACTTTTGGTGATTTTAAAATTGAAACCTTGGTTTCTCAATTTAAGACATTCGAATTCAAATCTAAGCCAGGAGAGATTGGAGGAGACCTGGTTTGTATGGAAGAAATCCGGATCGGAACCAGAAAATTCCTGGCAATTCTGAACGCAGACGCAATGGGAAAATCTCTGCAAGGAGCCACAGGCGCATTACTCGCCTCCTCCATGTTTAAGTCTCATATCGATTCATCTACATCCGGATTTTATACTCCTGAAACCTGGATTGTTTCCTTATATAGAAAGATCCATGGACTATTCCAGAGTTTTGATGGAAACCTATTTGCTACTGGGATATTGGCGATTTTAGATCCTGAAAATTCTTCTGTCTTCTTCTTGAATTCTCAACATCCACCTTCTATTCTTCTTAGAAATAATATCTCGGGATATATAGAAAATGAAACTTCTTACAAGATGGGAATTCCAATCTTAAAAGAAATTCCCAAAGTATATTGTATTTCTTTAAAGGAAAATGATTCACTCATTTTTGGTTCGGATGGAAGAGAAGATCTGAGATTAAGAACAAAAAATAGAGAGGTAGATTCTCTTTCTGATACATTCTTATCGGAAGTTTCGAATACGAATGCAGATCTTATTCTTCTCAAAAATAAAATGGAAGAATATGGGGATTATATAGATGATCTAAGTTTGGTAAGAATTTTTAGAAATGAAAATTCTCAAAAAAGATCCAGAGATATCTGGAGAGAAACTTCTAAAACAAAAAGTCTTCAAAAAGGAATTCTACTTTGGAAGAAAGGTGATAAAAAAATTGCATGCTCCTTCTTCTCCAAACTAAGCAATGAAGATCCGACAGACAAAGATCTGGCTTATATCACTGCTTGGGCTTATTGGAAATGTGGAGAATTAGAAAAGGCTAAAACATATTCCGAAAAACTGTTGTATAGAGATCCTAAAAACCATCAGAATCTTGTACTATTAGCAAAAATTTATTTTCAATTAGGGATTAAGGATGTTATACTTCTAGGCTTACTGGAGGGTACCGGATTGGACGTGCAAAGATTGTTCCGTCCAACAGATAATTTTAGAAAGGTTTCCTAA
- a CDS encoding FAD-dependent oxidoreductase yields MSSLDISPIFRPIEIGAETIPNRIIMGSMHLGLEGMPKTADRMAAFYGKRFEGGVGLITTGGISVNAEGKGSNIFFDFQKEEDCQELEKVASVLKPMGIFCAQLFHAGRYAYHRELVGPSALRAPINRFIPKELSTEDAWRTIRDFGSSALRAKQVGFRAVEVMASEGYLVNQFFSEVTNKRSDEFGGSPENRRRFAIETMKEVRKQVGPGFPVIVRMSGIDLIPGNPTFEEVISLAKELKEAGADALNIGIGWHESRIPTISQLVPRGAWAKIAGKIKTSVPGIPIIASNRINMPETIIQVLNAGEADIVSMARPFLADAEIVNKIKENQTERVNTCVACNQACLDHTFKEEMVSCLVNPSANRELDWKSLPQAKRQRVVVVGSGPGGMESARVAALRGHEVILLEASGKLGGQLNLAAAIPGKFEFFETIRYFKNELPRLKVDIRLNTKADLKLLDDLKPDAVIFATGVLPRNLNLPGLEKKPHASYVEFLNGTFKAGSKVAIIGGGGIGVDVAHKLTEEKDPDIPTYFEKYNVNSYTQAVIQPETAHRKVSILRRNGKVGAGLGATTSWALLQELQSKGVDFLSSLTYKEVTDKGLVIETKKEGAKVLECDSIILCAGQTSDASLYETFSKERSNIPSYLIGGAKDASGIDAKRAMLEGYLAASKIGTEQN; encoded by the coding sequence ATGTCTTCTTTAGATATTTCCCCAATCTTTCGCCCGATAGAGATCGGAGCCGAAACTATTCCTAATCGTATTATCATGGGATCCATGCACTTGGGTTTGGAAGGAATGCCCAAAACTGCAGATAGAATGGCTGCATTCTATGGCAAAAGATTCGAAGGTGGAGTTGGGCTCATTACCACCGGAGGAATTTCGGTGAATGCAGAAGGAAAAGGTTCCAATATATTTTTCGATTTCCAAAAGGAAGAAGACTGCCAAGAACTTGAAAAAGTCGCATCCGTTCTCAAGCCGATGGGAATTTTCTGCGCACAATTATTCCATGCAGGAAGATATGCCTACCACAGAGAACTTGTAGGACCTTCTGCGCTACGCGCACCTATCAATCGATTCATACCAAAAGAACTTTCTACAGAAGATGCTTGGAGAACCATTCGTGATTTTGGATCTTCCGCATTACGTGCTAAACAAGTGGGTTTTAGAGCAGTAGAAGTTATGGCCTCAGAAGGATATTTGGTAAACCAATTCTTCTCCGAAGTAACAAACAAAAGATCCGATGAATTCGGTGGTTCTCCTGAAAACCGCAGAAGATTTGCAATCGAGACGATGAAAGAAGTCCGCAAACAAGTAGGGCCAGGATTTCCTGTTATCGTAAGAATGTCAGGGATTGATTTGATCCCAGGCAACCCAACCTTCGAAGAAGTAATTTCTCTTGCTAAAGAATTAAAAGAAGCAGGAGCAGATGCATTGAATATCGGGATCGGTTGGCATGAATCTAGAATTCCTACTATTTCTCAATTAGTCCCAAGAGGAGCTTGGGCAAAGATCGCAGGTAAAATAAAAACATCCGTTCCAGGAATTCCAATCATTGCTTCTAATAGGATCAATATGCCGGAAACAATCATCCAAGTATTGAATGCTGGAGAAGCGGACATCGTGAGTATGGCAAGACCATTCTTAGCAGACGCAGAAATCGTAAATAAGATCAAAGAAAACCAAACTGAAAGAGTCAATACATGTGTGGCATGTAACCAGGCCTGTTTGGATCATACTTTCAAAGAAGAAATGGTTTCTTGTTTGGTAAACCCTTCTGCAAATAGAGAGCTGGACTGGAAATCTCTTCCTCAGGCAAAAAGACAAAGAGTTGTAGTAGTTGGTTCCGGTCCTGGAGGAATGGAATCTGCAAGAGTTGCCGCTTTACGTGGCCACGAAGTAATTCTTTTAGAAGCTTCTGGAAAATTAGGAGGCCAATTAAATTTGGCTGCAGCTATTCCAGGTAAATTCGAATTTTTTGAAACGATCCGCTATTTCAAAAACGAACTTCCTCGTTTAAAAGTAGATATTCGTCTGAATACAAAAGCAGATCTGAAACTATTGGATGATCTGAAACCGGATGCAGTGATATTTGCAACTGGAGTTCTTCCTAGAAACCTGAACCTTCCTGGTTTAGAAAAAAAGCCGCATGCAAGTTATGTTGAGTTCCTAAATGGGACATTCAAGGCAGGTTCCAAAGTTGCTATCATCGGCGGCGGAGGGATCGGCGTGGACGTGGCTCATAAGCTTACCGAAGAGAAGGACCCGGATATTCCTACCTATTTCGAAAAGTATAATGTGAACTCTTATACACAAGCTGTGATCCAACCAGAAACCGCTCACAGAAAAGTTTCCATTCTCAGAAGAAATGGAAAAGTAGGAGCAGGTCTTGGTGCTACAACCTCTTGGGCACTTCTACAAGAATTACAATCCAAGGGTGTAGATTTCCTTTCTTCTCTTACCTATAAAGAAGTAACTGATAAAGGTCTTGTAATAGAAACCAAAAAGGAAGGAGCAAAAGTTTTAGAATGTGATTCTATCATTCTTTGCGCCGGACAAACAAGTGATGCTTCTTTATATGAAACATTCAGCAAAGAAAGAAGTAATATTCCTTCTTATCTGATAGGTGGAGCAAAGGACGCTTCTGGCATAGATGCTAAACGTGCTATGTTAGAAGGTTATTTAGCAGCGTCCAAGATAGGAACAGAACAAAACTAA